A window from Drosophila nasuta strain 15112-1781.00 chromosome 3, ASM2355853v1, whole genome shotgun sequence encodes these proteins:
- the LOC132793544 gene encoding four and a half LIM domains protein 2 isoform X5, whose protein sequence is MTDVDVLSSRMKSRLHLQTKTIGAERIKKAKDNNEDIAVLSMFLPNASAVEENRSFYCSLGDYCRLGDPRATKAGTKKMEYKTRQWHENCFCCCVCKMAIGTKSFIPREQEIYCAGCYEEKFATRCIKCNKVITSGGVTYKNEPWHRECFTCTHCNITLAGQRFTSRDEKPYCAECFGELFAKRCTSCVKPITGIGGTRFISFEERHWHHDCFVCASCKASLVGRGFITDGPDILCPDCAKQKLM, encoded by the exons ATGACCGATGTGGATGTGCTCAGCTCTAGGATGAAGTCgcgattgcatttgcaaaccAAAACGATTGGCGCCGAGCGCATTAAGAAGGCCAAGGATAACAACGAGGACATCGCTGTGCTCAGCATGTTCCTACCAAATGCCAGCGCTGTCGAAGAGAATCGCAGCTTCTATTGCTCCCTAGGCGATTATTGTCGCCTCGGTGATCCGCGTGCCACCAAAGCAG GTACCAAGAAAATGGAATACAAAACGCGTCAGTGGCATGAGAattgcttctgttgctgtgtCTGCAAGATGGCCATTGGCACCAAGTCGTTTATACCGCGAGAGCAGGAAATTTATTGCGCCGGCTGCTACGAGGAGAAGTTTGCCACGCGTTGCATCAAGTGCAACAAG GTAATTACCTCAGGTGGAGTTACCTACAAGAACGAGCCGTGGCATCGTGAGTGCTTCACTTGCACCCACTGCAACATCACGCTGGCCGGACAGCGCTTCACCAGTCGCGACGAGAAGCCTTATTGTGCCGAATGTTTCGGCGAGCTGTTTGCCAAACGCTGCACATCGTGTGTCAAGCCCATCACTG GCATTGGTGGCACACGCTTCATTTCGTTTGAGGAGCGTCATTGGCATCACGATTGCTTTGTCTGTGCCAGCTGCAAGGCCAGCCTGGTTGGACGCGGTTTCATCACTGACGGACCCGACATTCTCTGCCCCGACTGTGCCAAGCAGAAGCTGATGTAA